In Pseudobacter ginsenosidimutans, the following are encoded in one genomic region:
- a CDS encoding ATP-binding protein translates to MDTETTEILSPSNSGYGADSIQVLEGLEAVRKRPAMYIGDVGEKGLHHLVYEVVDNSIDEALAGYCKNITVSIHEDNSISVQDDGRGIPTGINTKEKKSALELVMTVLHAGGKFDKNTYKVSGGLHGVGVSCVNALSTKLHVTVQREGKIFEQEYHIGAPQYPVREIGTSDITGTHVHFWPDHTIFTTTLYKKDILEGRLRELAYLNKGISITLNDLREKDDDGTSYTKTFYSEGGIVEFVEMLDKNAGRSTLIPTVIYVEGRDEASNVAVEVAMTYNDSYHEHIYSYVNNINTIEGGTHVSGFRRALTRVFKSYGDKNNLFEKAKVEIEGDDFREGLSAIISVKVPEPQFEGQTKTKLGNSDVMGVVDSTVSKVLDRFLEENPKEAKNIISKVILAAQARAAARKAREMVQRKSVLSGGGLPGKLADCSDRDADRCELFLVEGDSAGGTAKQGRNRNFQAILPLRGKILNVEKAMEHKIYENEEIRNMYTALVLLWELPKIPKRSTSSNSVITN, encoded by the coding sequence ATGGATACAGAAACTACAGAAATCCTGAGTCCCTCCAATAGCGGATATGGTGCAGATAGTATACAGGTTTTAGAAGGTCTGGAAGCAGTGCGGAAACGGCCGGCGATGTACATTGGTGACGTCGGCGAAAAAGGCTTGCACCACCTGGTGTATGAGGTGGTAGACAACTCCATCGATGAGGCCCTGGCCGGATATTGTAAGAATATCACCGTTTCCATTCATGAAGACAATTCCATTTCTGTTCAGGATGATGGCCGTGGCATCCCCACCGGTATCAATACCAAAGAGAAGAAAAGCGCACTGGAACTGGTTATGACCGTTCTGCACGCCGGTGGTAAATTCGACAAAAATACCTACAAGGTTTCCGGTGGTTTGCACGGTGTAGGTGTGAGTTGCGTAAACGCACTTAGCACAAAACTCCATGTTACCGTTCAGCGTGAAGGAAAGATCTTCGAGCAGGAATATCATATCGGGGCGCCGCAATACCCCGTTCGTGAGATCGGTACCAGTGATATTACCGGTACTCACGTTCACTTCTGGCCAGATCATACCATTTTCACCACCACACTTTACAAGAAAGATATTCTGGAAGGCCGTCTTCGCGAACTGGCCTACCTCAATAAAGGCATCAGCATCACGCTCAACGATCTCCGTGAGAAAGATGATGACGGTACTTCCTATACCAAAACCTTCTACAGTGAAGGTGGTATCGTAGAGTTTGTTGAGATGCTCGATAAGAATGCGGGCCGCTCCACCCTTATCCCCACTGTGATCTACGTGGAAGGAAGGGATGAAGCTTCCAATGTAGCCGTTGAAGTGGCAATGACCTACAACGACAGCTATCATGAGCATATCTATTCTTATGTAAATAATATCAATACCATCGAAGGTGGTACGCACGTGTCCGGCTTCCGTCGCGCACTTACACGCGTGTTCAAAAGCTATGGCGATAAGAACAACCTCTTCGAGAAAGCAAAAGTGGAGATCGAAGGTGACGACTTCCGGGAAGGCTTAAGCGCTATCATTTCCGTGAAAGTGCCCGAACCTCAGTTCGAAGGTCAAACCAAAACAAAGCTCGGAAACAGCGATGTGATGGGCGTTGTAGACTCCACCGTTTCAAAAGTACTCGACCGTTTCCTGGAAGAAAATCCCAAGGAAGCAAAAAATATCATCTCCAAAGTGATCCTGGCTGCACAGGCGAGAGCCGCTGCACGCAAGGCCCGCGAAATGGTTCAACGTAAAAGCGTTCTCAGCGGTGGCGGCCTGCCCGGTAAACTGGCCGACTGCTCCGACAGGGATGCCGATCGTTGCGAGCTCTTCCTTGTCGAAGGTGACTCGGCGGGTGGTACCGCCAAACAAGGCCGTAACCGTAACTTCCAGGCCATCCTGCCACTCCGTGGTAAGATCCTGAACGTGGAAAAAGCCATGGAGCATAAGATCTACGAGAATGAAGAGATCCGCAACATGTACACCGCCCTCGTGTTACTGTGGGAACTCCCGAAGATCCCAAAGCGCTCAACCTCGTCAAACTCCGTTATCACAAACTGA
- a CDS encoding DUF1501 domain-containing protein, which produces MLLKRKEFLQIGSLATASMMLPKFMKAFEAPHLVPPGNKVLVILQLSGGNDGLNTVIPVRNDIYYKVRPKLGIAPDNALRLTDDAALHPALTGMKELYDNGHLGILNNVGYPNPDRSHFRSMDIWHSASDSDKYVYTGWLGRYLDAQCKGCDKPTQALELDDMLSMAMKGEHIKGLAMKDPRRLFNTSNEKFFREVVKNHQDEHGEQTVDYLYKTMAETMSSADYIFKQSRIHPTSTVYPSTDIGNSLKTIASLIFSDINTKVYYLSLGSFDTHVGQDGQQRRLFTEMNAAISAFVKDMQQNNRFQDVMLMTFSEFGRRVAQNASGGTDHGTANNMFFVSGALKQKGLLNELPDLSNLKNGDLQYSVDFKNVYATLLNKWLGADDRQILGRELSYLDFV; this is translated from the coding sequence ATGCTTTTAAAAAGAAAAGAATTCCTGCAGATCGGTAGTCTCGCCACAGCATCCATGATGCTGCCCAAATTCATGAAAGCGTTTGAAGCCCCGCACCTGGTGCCGCCCGGCAACAAAGTGCTGGTGATCCTTCAGCTCAGCGGAGGCAACGACGGATTGAATACAGTAATACCGGTAAGGAACGATATCTATTATAAAGTGCGGCCAAAACTCGGCATTGCCCCCGATAATGCACTCCGTCTCACAGACGATGCAGCCCTGCACCCCGCACTTACCGGGATGAAAGAGTTGTACGACAATGGCCATCTCGGCATCCTCAACAATGTTGGCTATCCAAACCCCGACCGCTCACATTTCCGCAGCATGGATATCTGGCATAGTGCCAGCGACAGCGACAAATACGTATATACGGGATGGTTAGGCCGCTACCTGGATGCGCAATGCAAGGGTTGCGACAAACCCACGCAGGCGCTGGAGCTGGACGATATGCTCAGCATGGCCATGAAGGGAGAACATATTAAAGGACTTGCCATGAAAGATCCCCGCAGACTCTTCAACACGTCCAACGAAAAATTCTTCAGGGAAGTAGTGAAGAACCACCAGGATGAACATGGAGAACAAACAGTTGATTATCTCTATAAAACCATGGCAGAGACCATGAGCAGTGCGGATTATATTTTCAAACAAAGCCGCATTCATCCTACCAGTACTGTTTACCCTTCCACCGATATCGGCAATAGCCTGAAGACCATTGCTTCGCTGATCTTCTCAGACATCAATACGAAAGTGTATTACCTCTCTCTCGGAAGCTTCGATACCCATGTAGGACAGGATGGCCAGCAGCGCAGGCTCTTCACCGAAATGAATGCAGCCATCAGCGCCTTTGTGAAAGACATGCAGCAGAACAATCGTTTCCAGGATGTGATGCTGATGACCTTTTCTGAATTCGGAAGACGCGTGGCGCAGAACGCCAGTGGCGGCACCGATCACGGAACAGCCAATAATATGTTCTTCGTAAGCGGAGCGCTCAAACAAAAAGGATTGCTGAATGAATTGCCCGATCTCAGTAACCTGAAGAATGGAGACCTGCAGTACAGTGTGGATTTCAAGAACGTGTACGCCACCCTGCTGAACAAGTGGCTGGGAGCAGACGACCGGCAAATACTGGGAAGGGAGCTAAGTTATCTTGATTTTGTTTGA